The nucleotide sequence AAGAGTAATGCCTCGATAATGATTTAAACTACTTTAATATTTAATGAACTCCTGTCACTAGCTTCTGCAGTTCATGGAATTCTCCATTGCCTTAGTCTCCCCGCTTTCCAGTCTCCTGGTATAAAAAAAATCCGTTCCTCAAAAAAAACGAACGTTTTAGGCTTCTTCCTGCCTGTTAAATGCTAACTCATAGTACTTTTTGTCAAGGGTATTTGGAACATATGTTTAGTATGAAATAGGCCTAAACATCTTATTTTGCTCTGACCATTTTCTTTTGCAGATTCTTCAAGAACAAGGCTCTCGAATGTGAAGAGACTGTTCAGTTCTTAGGATTGCGTCCTGCTATGATGTCCAGATATAAAGACACAAACTACATCACATTCTGAGGAGCGTTATGGCACGCTGAAGAAGCTGGCTAACTGCAGTCTACACATTGTACACACCATTTTTCTTTCAGACATCAAATCAAAATGTGCAATCGATAGCATTTCTTGGTTTTGGGGCCTACATAGTAAAACTGGCCTACATAGTAAAACTGGACTGTAGATTTTCACACAGAGAGAAGGGCCTTATCACTTATCATATTGTCCACAGCATTTAAACTTGGTCCATCATTTACTCAGGGTCTCTAATAGTGTTTTGGAAGATGCATTAGGTGTGCACTGTGTGGTGGGACATTATTTCAAACATCTGTGCGTACTACATTATGCCAGTCCTTCACATACAAAAATCAAACCTCAGAAATTAATTGGAAAGCATGTTttaaaagttaaatatttaagaCTATTTATATGGAGTTGTATAGATTCATACTGTCTTGTTAGAGGCGAAGACTGTATTgacagtttatttattttttacatatctTTAAACCAATTATTTATGTCCCTTTCCAAATATCCCTTCAACCTGCACATGATCAGTTTTCTGGAAGGAGGACATTCTTATTACTACTTCTACCAGGGTTCTTGTATGATAATGAGGTTGAAGTGATGTTAGGGAATGCCAGATGTTAAAGGACTAAAACTTGTCTTCCATCCCTGGACTCTGGCGTGTTTTAGTTGGGTTACCTGTTAGGCAGCCACTATGGAACTGGAACACATTGTTATATTTTAGAGGACATTATACCTAGAGCCATTTGATAGGCACATTTTTTTTCACATTGACATATGACATTGACTGTTATCGGCTGGTGTTGCGAAGGGCCTGTTTTCCATTTTACGTgagaaagaaaagcatttttgtCTCTTGCATGAATTAGTGCATatctgcttgtttgtgtgtgtatacacgATCCTTACGCTTCTGCGGTTTGACTATATTGAGCTTTGACAGGGCTGTATACCAAGCAAAATTACACCAAACTGGCAGTTTTCAATCATACAAGTTCTAAGATAAAATGCTTTGGTCATGTACTGATGAAAAGATTGGATATTATAATCGGTAGTCATTACCATGGTTCAATTTGTAGATGGTTGAGCTACTTATTGAATACATTAACATTGTCAGTAtatgaaaacatttattttggaaaATGTTGCCTTTGTTCAATGACCAAATCAATGTCTGAATTTCAACTTTAATCTGAATTTCTTTTGTCAGGGATAAGGAAATTCGGTAGTCTACATGCATATCTATGAGGAGTTGTACGTAGAGAAAGTATAATAATATTCAGATGTGTTATCAGTGTATGCTATTTCTTCCTAACACACACAGGGCTTTAACTAGTGGAATACAAGCTATAATCTCTGTAAAGGTCAATTGGACCCCTCCTGTTGCCTGATCAAGGTAAAGTTTACATGTCTAGTGTTTTATAATCCGGATCTTACTTACTTTGCCATTTTGACACAATGCTCTAATTTGGCTGGTTTAAACATCTGTATATTACTATGTTTACATATCCCAGATACCCAGGTAGTTGCTGTCAGCCATTTATCTAGTACACAGACGGATAGTTTTCCAACATTTTCCGTGGGCAGTTTTTCTTGGTCACTGAGTTGTCTTGTGGTGATAAGTGCCTCTTTTGCCTCTGAGGCTTCACAGTGAAATCTGTTGTAGTGATGCCCATAACCACAAGGGCTCACTGTTTGTATCCACCCTGCAGTGACAGTGAAGACATTCTGAACAGTGTGGGCCATGTGTGTCTAGTGTGGTGTCCTTTGACTGCAGATTCTTAAACACAGAAGGGGGTGTCAGCCATTGCATGCTTGGCCTGATACACCTTCCACCATGCCCTCAGCTCTGTAGGACAccacttcactccactgtaacacttCAGCTCCTGTTTGACTGTTATTTTCTAGAATGCTTATCAAGACACATGTGATCCCTCTGAGGCTGCTATGGGTTTCTAAAGGGACATTGTTCCAGTTTTCCgttaaatgtattttaaaaatgaACAGAGGCAGACAATTGTTATTTGCTCCATTTGATCACTGCTGTTCCTATATATTAGTATCAAGTCTTTTATATTTTTTATGCTTACTGTGTATACATACTATATTATATACATGTAATAGCATGTTTTGACTGGGGATAATGGAAATTATGGTGATGCTAGACCTGGTGGATTTAATCAATAAATGGTAATGAATTCAACTCTTGTATTGTATTTCAACAAACTGTTGCAGAGCCATAGAGAAATACTAACCACATGGCTCTGTCATCAATATGTTAGATGTACTGTATAGAGCAAGGGTGCACTTGAAAGGAAATATGGTAATAACTAAACCTCTTTAGAcactggtaggccatcattgtaaataagatttttgttcttaactgacttacctagttagaGAAATATCAAATGACAGACTCAAGTTTGGTCCATCACAGAGTTAAATCATATTGAAATGCTGTTCAAACACAAAGCTCCATTCAGTAGTGCAcaaacagtacagtatgaagatgggCAGAAACTGTTACTCATAGAGCCCCaaagtggaggtgtcataatacctaTAAAACCTAGCGGTTAAACAGataaatggttccaatcgttttttccaATATTAATTTTTCCTATAGGGAAATTTAGAAACAATTCAAATAAAGGCTGTGTTTTGAaaaggcttaccctggtgtgatgttctgataaccatgtaaatctctctcagatAAGGTGACTTTTATCAGTATATTCAGCTTGATTTTCTCTCCGATCTGaaaaaaatgctaattagcattaaagtagacatcatgcaagactacaaatcccagCAAGCttctgcacgtcatctctagctaacaggtattgtgtccatttaaaacttgcacaagaccgttcacagaattgtccatttaaaaaaatgttgccAATTTaatcattactacatttagctaacattagatagataatccagagattcttacctttgcttcgattcggcagtctcgtccagatcgtCATGGCATTTGCAGTTCTTTATGACAGCCACATTAGTTAGcgtttcatttttggggggtaatatattgataaaagtaaccttgtcctagagagatttacactgttatcaaaatgtcatgccagggtaagcctacatgaaacacaggcCTTAGTTTAAGtatttctaaaatcccctatgggataAATGAATCGTGGAAAAACAATTGTAACCATTTCTCTGTTTGACCACCTGGCTTTATGGGTATTACTcatactttatttatttaaccaggcaagtcagttaagaacaaattcttatttacaatgacggcctatcccggccaaaccctaactcggacgacgctgggccaattgtgcgccgccttatgggactcccaatcatggccggttatGTCCCTGGAcccgaaccagggtctgtagtgacacctctagcacagatgcagtgccttagaccactgcgccactcgggtggTACTCTATAGAAATCCCCTATCACACTTGTAGGCAATGTCATCGGGTCTAATGGTCCAGACTGTGCATATACATGCTGTCAAAGGCACTCCTTCAATATCAAGTTGTTTTTTGTGTAAATTAActtgtcagtttgtcactttcacgaggttggagtaaaAACATGTTccactacttaagacattggctcgaatctaggttgtaCATTTTCTCGAAATCTGAAGGCACAACTAAGGAAGAATGTTTCACttttctcattgacttctcaaaccccaaaccctggtctggtctgattGGTCTGTTTCGTAATCGTTCCCggaagtctcgcgatgttgcgcctctgggtttagaaactctgtggcaCAACATTGtagaacgttcagatagaaaaaCATCGAGGAACTCTGGTCAATCAATCTAACACTAAAGTTTCAGTAGCCTACGATGCACCAAAGATGTTCTAGTTCCGTTCTGGTTGCTGGTTGTACCCTCCTAAACACGATCCAGGTTTTGTGAACAAACCTTGTTTGTGAAGGGATCATCTGTATGTGTTAGAAACGAAGTAGTGTGATTATTGTCATCATAATGTTTAGCAGCTACTATAACGCTTATTAATGCATCATTATCTATTTCCACACAGAATGAAATATTTAAGTAGGAAAATACTCTCGATTCCCCAAAATATTGTCATAAACTAAGATTTTGCACACAGTCCTAGCCAGAAGATTCCAACCCTACTATTACACTTTTTTACAGTGAGCTGCACTGGGGATGGAAAGCTATCATGGTTAAATTAAGACAGCTGAGCCAGAGTAAGATATGGGTCAGAAAACGTACGTCAATGCAGGCATggggtatagagagaaatattaATGGTGTCTTTTTGTAGGCATTAACTCCGCCGTGGtctgttggacaaagcctattAGGAATATAAATGGCGTTTTTGTGGGGGTTTTGGATGAACggcaaaaataaggtctgtggtaaacacaagcttaggagatcttatatattttgttctatgagataatcttcataAGCTAACGTCACATTTTGTAAATGTTTAAGAATTTATGTTATAAAAAAAGcacaaaggcttcataattcataaaagTCATGTTAACGGACTGCTATTATCGTATAGAACAAAACGTATCAGATCTCCTAAGCCAGTGTtcacctcagaccttattttctgtGTTTATTCCAAGACCCTAAACTTTCCCTACTTATTtttgagtggcgcagtggtctaagacactgcatctcagtgcaagaggcatcactgcagtacctggttcgaatccaggctgcatcacatccggccgtgattgggagtccaataaggcagtgcacaattggcccagcgtcgtccgggtttggtcaGGATAGACCGTCATTGTAACTAATTTCCgtgttttaggactacaagctggtgaGCTCTACTAGCACTGAACTCCAAATGTTACCTTTATCCAAACTGATACATCGAGAAGATGGAAATACTGTTATTTTTTGTTGAAAAACTGCCCTTTTTTGTCCTCATGCTAACTAGCAGTAGCTACTGCAGCCATTTTGAGATGACTGTGCAATCAATTATTTTGTTGTTCAAAATTCCATAATGGCTGCTGTAACTACTTCTAGTTAGCATGAGGTCGAAAAAGGGcagcttttttttaaagaaaaccaAGAGTATTTTAATCTTCTGGTTGTATCAGTTTGGATGAAGGTCAAATTTGGAATACAGTAACATATCCCATTTCTGTATTAAGGTATGTTTTCTGACCCATATCTCGCGCCAACTCTGCAGTGTTTTAAATTAACTATGACGGCGTTCCGaccccagtgcagctcagtgtaaacaagcATAATGGTAGGGTCGAAATCTTTTGGCTACACTCAGTCCCTAACTTTGGATGTACTGTCTCTTTAAATGCATAGCTGTCCAATGCTTTGCCTGAAAGTCATGATTAGAATCACTAAATTATCATATAATTTGTACCAACATACACCGTACCTTGCATTTTCTGCAAAATATAATACATTCATCGTATTAGTTGTGTCACCACATAGTTCACAGAATATTCAACGTTTCAtgtttttgtcttgtttgttctTGTTAAATAGCTGACTCATAATAATTTGGGATGGTAGTAAATTTGATTACAACCACTCTTAATAAGCAACACCTTGTAGAGAACTAATTGTGATATTAAGTCATTGGCGCTAATTGTTTTCAGGCACTAGCAAGTAATCAGGTCCTATTTAGCCTAGGCTaaatttcactttttttttttcaggAGGGAAACTTCACTAGCCTAGCTAGATTTGTCTCGAGTTAGATTTAAAAAATTTGGGCTACCCCAGTGTTCTTTTATAAATATAGATAGTGATTTTTATCACACTGAAGGTAAGTCTTTGTCGCCTACTGagaatgttttgttttttatccgTAGTCGGTGTAAGTTGTTTTTTTTGGGTTTGGGGTTTATGAAGCTAACGCCAGAAGGCTTGCTACTATTAGCTAGGCTAAAGTAGTTGGTTAGCTAACTACGCTATTCAGCTGGAagactgaaacacctgcatttacGTTAATCTTAAACGTCACGTGTTCTTTTATCTCGGCTGTATATGTATTTAAATGGGGGAAGGCATCCTAAACTCGATTTCTATGTAACTAACCTAGCCTCGAAATGTGACTGCTGCACACTGTTGCACACTTGTTTAGCGGCTTTTCGTGCCAACATTGCGCAGAGTTGCATATTCGCTTTGGACAACAGAAAGACTGCAAttgtaactactgctgtacaagtTATCCAATCAACACATACTTTGTGGCATGTGTGTGTCATCAAAAGCTGCTATAGCTAACATGCTAGTTTGTTACATTTGCTGTTCCTTTGTACCATTCCGTTGAGTGATAACCTAAACATCCAACAGATATCTCGGTTGTGAGAATGTTTAATTCCTATAACTAAAGGCCAAAGTTTCTCCTGTCGTTATATTTTAGGTCTCACTCTTGTCAGCATATTGATAGTGGCACATTCAAAAAATGAGTTGCGTTAGTCTGGTATGAAGCTTCAATACTATAGCCACAGATGGCACAAGGAGACAGATATTACTGGATTCTTAAATATGAAGCATCGCTTGGCGTTTAATCTctctaccaaatatggtagtgagaggaagccaaCTGGCgcgcagtgggagaagatggaacgaaaTCGATTTTGGCCTATATTCTGCAcgttttctcatcgatgaaacatttgatctcaagtcttttcccaaaactagaatctgtttgaacagagtggactaagatCGGTAGACTTTAGCCTTTGCCAAAGTTTATAAAATCGCACTGTTTAGGAGTGCAAAatcgaattgagttattgcacacacatttgagtaggcgttccctaacggaactATTCAGATATATGCTAGGACTgaccaataggatctcgctagcttggctctgcccaccatCTTGCTTggtctgcccactatgactcatctGTTCCCATTGGATTTGACAATGTGGTCCATCTTGGTTGAGTTAAAATATTTGCTATAGCTTTTCTACACCAGGGCCCCCAGCTACCTACAATAACCAGGCTTCCCAGATAATGTGAAGTAAAATATTTTCACCAGTATCTACCAGATTATTCCGTTTTTGTTTGGTCTTTAGATTGTTTAATGCAAGCAATGCTTACATTACACTGAGAGAAAAAAGGGCTCAAAaagtgttcttcggctgtccccataggggaaccctttgGGGTTCCACGTTCTTCCTGGATCCAAAATGGTTTCTGCAAAGGGATTTCCTATGGGGACATTTGAAGAACCAGATTGCGCCTTTCCTAAGAGTGTAGGAGAACTTAGAGCCTACCTGAATGGAAGTCAGTTGTACCTTTTACTACACACATGAGCAACAAGCTGCATTACAATGGTGTTGAAAACAATATGAAAGACTGAATTCATATTGAACACATTTAGGCTAGGTGTCTGGTTGTGCCCCTTGGAACCTGTGGATGTGACCTAGTTGAAGTGGTTGCAGCATTGTGAGCTTTCTGAGCACCACATTTGGCTGTGCTGTTATCCAGAGACTAGTAACATGAATTGATCAAGTGCCAGAGAAACGAAAACCAACTGATCTGTGGGCCGAACTTGTGCAATACATCTGCATTGTTTATTTCAATAGAACTGTACACCACTGTTGATCTCTTGTTTTTGATTTAGGGAGTCCTCACGTCATGTCTGGTATAGCCTTAAGTCGTCTTGCACAAGAAAGGAAGGCCTGGAGGAAAGACCATCCTTTTGTGAGTATCAAGGGACTTGGGTGGAAGCCATTTTCATGTCAACAGTGCCTTTTGTGTAGAAGCCTAGCTGGTTCTTTAAGGCATGTGTCATTTTGGAAGACCTGCTTGTGGAAATGTGTTTTCTGGATAGTCTATTCCACATGTTTTACACTATGCCAAGCATAGCTGTACTGCCCTGGCCTGGTTGAGTAAACTGTATTGATCCCAAGTGGGAAAATGGATTTGTCACCAGCATAACTCTTACAGGGGGACAATACAAACACAGGCATAGGCCTACATCTGAACACGTACTGCATAACTGAGGACTGATGGCTGTTGGAATGAATAAAATAGCCTACGTTACAGGTGACAGCCATTAACAGGGCAGCGCTGCCAACTAAACACATTGAGTTACGCATCCATAGAGGGTTGGGGGCTAAGGTTTGATTCTGGGCAGGGCTGTAGTTGGCAATTTCATGGAGCAAGACATTTAACGTGTTGAActatctcttccctctccctaGGGGTTTGTTGCTGTCCCAACAAAAAACCCAGATGGAACAATGAACTTGATGAATTGGGAGTGTGCCATCCCTGGAAAGAAGGGGGTAAGAGTCTCTGGAGTGAGAGCAGAACTTTCTCTGTATATGTATTGTAGGTACCACTATGTTCAGACTGGAGGAAGCAATCACTCCTGTGCAGCCTAATAAGTTGGCACTGTATGGTGTTTTTAAACTGGACAGCAGATTTGGTTTGAATACAACTAAGCAGGGTATTAATTGGTTGTAGGAAATATTAAATGCACTGAGGTGCCTGTACTAACATCTGTATAGCTGCTGGATGACCAACGAACCAATGTTAATTGATTACCACAGTTGTGCGACATTCTCATTGCTTCACTATGAATAACTACAGTTACTGAAGGAGTGTTGACCAATTTGCTATATTTCTCTCCACAGACCCCATGGGAGGGGGGCTTGTTTAAACTCCGAATGCTCTTCAAGGATGACTATCCTTCTTCACCTCCCAAGTGTATGTTTTCTCTTTTTAaaagtccaatgcagctgttatctgtataatttctgggtaacagttaagtatgaatgatgcgtcttgccatagagatccagCATTTACAATATTACACTGATTAGCCAGATGGTGGCCCTATAACAAGAAAATGCAAACTTTCAAAGATCATACCCCTCACCCCGTTTGACATAAAGTCATGAAATTCGCCACATGGGTCCCTCACAAGGAACCAATTTGCCTCTGGGACCCATAAGGCCTGCCATCGAGAAATTTGTGATACACCTAAGGTGCTACTCTTATGGCACCGAATTACTTATCTCCATGAAACTTGATATGGCATCTATGGCCaaaggtctcaacacaatatttTTCATACTAGTACCTAAAACATGGCCACTATtgatggctcccgagtggcgcaacggtctaaggcactgcatctcagtgcaagagtcgTCACaaacagtccctggttcgaatccaggctgtatcacatccggccgggaTTGGGGTCCCATAGGGCgccgcataattggcccagcgttggctggggtaggccgtcattgtaaataagattttttttcttaactgacttgcctagttaaataaaataaaaattacgTGGATGTGGTCTGGCACATATGTCAGTCAAGTCAAGCATGTTCATAGTGTAACAAAATTTGGTAAGCATGTTGCAAACAGTCAATACTTAACATATGCAAGAGCATTCATATTGACCACATGGTGGCTCTAACGGGCACATGTTTTTATCGCTGTCTGACTCAGTGATGAAATTTGGCACACATGCTCAGGGAAATGAGTCTAGCTAACCCGCACTCTGACACCACGGGACCCATTTGACACAACTTGGTTGAGTGATGCGTCTTGATAAATGGATCTGTCACTTACAAAATTGGTGATTGCCCCAAGGGGGCGCTGCATTATAAGTGGGGGATGACATGTTTACTCTTGCCTTGTTGGCCATTTTAATTGGAAACAAATAAAAATAGCTTCTGtgaagagcaatttctcaagagaattttgctaggactggtGGTGTGAGTGGGTAGGGGGAAAACAGAAAACCAGCTGTTTGAACTCtccttattggtctattaacacaTTTACCAGGCAGGCTGAAACtacatcccaccaaaacaggctgaaatttcagtcTCTTTTCAAACCGCTCTTATACTAAAAGGGCGTTATCATAATGttcagtattattccaacctcagtgtggataGAGGGAGATATCTATTGAAAATCACGGTGTTTAATGAACTGCGAATAAGTGCCATCTGGAATTTTCTCCATATTGTGCTTATAATGATATTTTCTCTGCTCTTGGCAGGCAAATTTGAGCCCCCTTTGTTCCATCCAAATGTATATCCCTCTGGTACAGTCTGTCTATCGATTTTAGAGGAGGACAAAGACTGGAGGCCAGCCATCACTATCAAACAAGTAAGAGCTTTCATCCAAGACCCCTTCTCTGGTTGTAGCTTTTTCTTTGCCTATAACCCTAGAATAGTAATATACACTCCCCtctatgtatttggacagtgaagctaatatATAAAATTAGCCTGTATAcgccagcattttggatttgagaaaaTGTTTCATATGATGCGACGGTACAGAATGTCACAttttatttgagtattttcatACAGATCTGTTTTaaacatttagaaatgaaagcactctGTATCTAGTCCCCCTTTGCAAAAATAGAGAAAGATACAGAAATTATAGAAAAGTATTAATAAATGCACAATGAGTAACgttaacttggctatatacattgGGTACCAGTAGAgccgatgtgcaggggtacgaggtaattgccGTAGATGGTGCATTCACCTGGACTTTgtccattttgttacgttacagccttaatctaaaatggatttaaaaaatcaATTATCTAAAcataataccacataatgacgaAGCACAACAGGTTTTTAGTAATGTTTGCAAATTTGTACAAAAAAACTACCTTATTTacgtaaatattcagaccctttgctatgatacttgaAGTTGCGCTccgatgcatcctgtttccttgagctgtttccacaacttggagtccacctgtaataaattcaattgattggacatgatttggaaacgcACACAACTGTCtccagtgcatgtcagatcaaaaaccaatccatgaggtAGGAATTtaccgtagagcgccgagacaagATTCTGGCACAAATCTAGGGAAGGgtagcattgaaggttcccaagaacagtggcctccatcattcttaaatgaaagagctgtttggaaccactaagacgtTTCTTAGTTTgccaaactgcgcaatcgggggagaagggtctttgTCAGGGAAGTgcccaaaaacctgatggtcactctgtcagagttcctctgtgtccttctggaaggttctcccatctctgcagcactccaccaatcaggcctttatgatatagtggccagacggaagccactcctcagtaaaaggcacatgacagcccgcttggagtttgccaaaagccatctaaagactcagaccatgagaaacaagattatctgggcTGAtaaaacctgccaccatccctacagtgaagcagcatcatgctgtggggatgtttttcagcgacagggtcTGGGAGACTTATGATTGAGGCAAAGATTGAGGCAAAGTTCTgagtgctcagaacctcagacaggggtggaggttcactttccaacaggacaatgatcctaagcacgCAACCAAGACGaggcatgagtggcttcgggacaagtctctgaatgtccttgagtggcccggacttgaacccgatcgaacatctctggagagacgtgaaaatGGCTGAGCAGCGACCCTCgccatccatcctgacagagcttgagagaatcttcagagaagaatgggagaaacaacccaaatacaggtgtgccaagcttgcatgtcgtacccaagaagacaagaggctgtaatcactgccaaaggtgcttcaacaaagtttcatagttaaaaataaatttgctacatttctaaacctgtttttgctttgtcattaaacGGTATTGTATGTACCTTGGGGGGGActatttgatacattttagattaaggctgtaagaTGACCAGGAACTTGAcgcgctcaacctgctccactacagacccgtcgacgtgaatgggggcgtgctaggCCCTCATTTCCTggagtccacgatcagctcctttgtcttgctgacgttaagggggaggttgttgtcctggcactacactgccaggtctctgaactcCTATAGGCCTGGTCACAGACAACGGTTTGCCATTTGTCAGCAAACCTAAGGATGGATTAGAGTTGTGCGCTGAGGGGCCCCTGTTTTGACGTCAGCGTCACTGTTTTCTACCCTCACCACTTAGGGGCGGCCTGTAAgggagtccaggatccagttgcagagggaggtattcaGTCCCAGGGATATCGGTTtagtgatgagtttggagggcacTGTTGAAtgctgatctgtagtcaatgaacagtgttctcacaaactcagcaaaaaagaaacgtcatcactgtcaaatgttaagtttgctgaaaataaacaggtctaaatatttgtatgagcataagattcaacaactgacctaaactgaacaagttccagtcatgtgactaacagaaatggaataatgttcCCCTgatcaaagggggggggggtcaaaatcaaaagtaaatcAATATCTGGTGATAttgctgcattaagtactgcagtgcatctcctcatggactgcaccagatgtgccagttcttgctgtgagatgttaccccactcttccaccaaggcacctgcaagttcccggacatttctggggggaatggccctagccctcatcctccgatccaacaggtccccagatgtgctcaatggaattgagatccgggctcttcgttggccatggcagaacactgacattcctgtcttgcaggatatCACACTtcgaacgagcagtatggctggtggcattgtcatgctggagggtcatgtcaggctgagcctgcaggaaggttaccacatgagggaggaggatgtcttccctgtaacgcgcCTGCAATGATGACAAACtcaatccgatgatgctgtgacacaccgcccaagaccatgacggaccctccacctccaaatcgatcccgcgcCAGAGTA is from Salvelinus namaycush isolate Seneca chromosome 41, SaNama_1.0, whole genome shotgun sequence and encodes:
- the LOC120034437 gene encoding SUMO-conjugating enzyme UBC9-B; amino-acid sequence: MSGIALSRLAQERKAWRKDHPFGFVAVPTKNPDGTMNLMNWECAIPGKKGTPWEGGLFKLRMLFKDDYPSSPPKCKFEPPLFHPNVYPSGTVCLSILEEDKDWRPAITIKQILLGIQELLNEPNIQDPAQAEAYTIYCQNRVEYEKRVRAQAKKFSP